From Etheostoma spectabile isolate EspeVRDwgs_2016 chromosome 19, UIUC_Espe_1.0, whole genome shotgun sequence, the proteins below share one genomic window:
- the LOC116707328 gene encoding signal-regulatory protein beta-2-like, whose protein sequence is MKMRLYFVNVLLFWPLCAAEISQPVPFQTVKLGNPATIECHVKSSLNKRVWYKFTTGMGLQLVVAFDNFYNRSIFPEESQRRYSVKFDKINSHLHISATTWEDVGTYFCGVKDLNEIQFGSGTFLTLEGANPIRDSTVQQRESGPVQPGDSVTLSCSVHTGRFAAEHMSVTWLKISHPSAPQIYYSGNKSCERTESGETSCVYELLLRNLSSDDAGTFYCVLTSCGHTLFGNGTRIIVHKSADTKLSEPSPTVIALMLSNIILGIVTLILIWKLCKTQRKDSTEATDGSSEGNQTTDTVTYAPVCLAPRRFPTRQARGEYCEDSVVYSNLRYCQQNRQLQL, encoded by the exons ATGAAGATGAGGCTTTACTTTGTGAATGTTCTCCTGTTCTGGCCTTTGT GTGCAGCAGAAATTTCTCAGCCTGTTCCTTTCCAAACAGTGAAGCTTGGAAACCCGGCTACTATAGAATGCCACGtaaagagtagcctgaacaaaaGAGTGTGGTACAAATTCACCACAGGGATGGGACTGCAGCTTGTGGTAGCATTCGATAATTTCTATAATCGGAGTATATTTCCTGAGGAATCTCAGCGCCGTTATTCAGTGAAATTTGACAAAATCAATAGCCATCtccacatttcagcaacaacatGGGAAGACGTTGGAACATACTTCTGTGGAGTCAAGGACTTAAACGAGATTCAATTTGGATCGGGAACCTTTTTGACGCTGGAAG GTGCGAACCCGATCAGGGACTCTACCGTCCAGCAGCGGGAGTCTGGACCCGTTCAGCCAGGAGACTCTGTGACTCTCAGCTGTTCTGTTCACACAGGCCGCTTTGCAGCCGAACACATGAGTGTTACGTGGCTCAAAATCTCTCATCCCTCTGCTCCACAAATCTACTACTCTGGAAATAAGAGCTGCGAGAGGACCGAGAGTGGAGAGACTAGCTGTGTGTACGAACTTCTCCTGAGGAACCTCAGCTCTGATGATGCTGGAACCTTCTACTGTGTCCTGACGTCATGTGGACATACGCTGTTTGGAAACGGGACCAGGATTATTGTTCACA AAAGCGCTGACACCAAACTATCTGAACCGAGTCCAACTGTGATTGCTTTGATGCTGTCAAACATCATTCTGGGGATTGTGACACTCATCCTTATCTGGAAACTTTGCAAGACTCAGAGGAAAGATTCCACCG AGGCAACAGATGGATCTTCTGAAGGCAATCAG actaCTGATACAGTAACCTATGCACCTGTGTGTTTGGCCCCTAGACGCTTCCCCACCAGACAAGCTAGAGGTGAATACTGTGAAGACTCCGTAGTGTATTCCAACCTCAGATACTGTCAACAGAACCGACAGTTGCAACTGTAG